Genomic DNA from Lagenorhynchus albirostris chromosome 20, mLagAlb1.1, whole genome shotgun sequence:
TATTCACTTAAAActtaagcagaagaaaaattcatGGTACTGAGGCCAACCAGATTAAGTGTAGCACCTTATGTTTCAGACCTTCCTACATTTAGAAATCATCACAAGAGCTCGGATAAGAGTAGATGAAGACTTTCATTACAAAATAATTGTTAACAGATGAAAGCATGAAATGTGAAAAACTATTATTATTCAGGAAGAATACTGAGTGCCTTCATTTAACTAAAGTTGAATGTAAAAGTCAATTTGCACTTCTTTATAAATAATACTCTTGTTTAAGATTATGAATTGTAAAAGCCTTGATGACTATAGTTTAATATTTCAGGTACCCTCAAGAGGTTACTGGATTCTACACTGTTTGCCTTTAAATATAATTCTTTATAATACTAAatgctccttttttatttctttttggaaaaaagaCTACTGGAAAACATTCAGAATAAATTGTACTTTGGTTTGTCATAAATTACTACTAAAACAGTTCAATACATCTTTTTTCAGAAGAACTCTGCTGTCAGTAAATCTTCACAATCccacttacattttaaaatttggagacTTGGAACTATCACAAAAAATGCTAGAAACCTACCGGATATACTTAcgcattttatttaaatttcatggTACTGAAATTTCAAAGTACTTGTTTAGTACTCTGAATGTAAAATAGCCCTagatcttaaaggaaaaatacagtCAAATTTGAAATCAGAATGTAATCTTTAGGCAAGCTGTTAGGGCTTAGTGATTCCTCTTCCATTTTGAGCTTTTAAAATAGTGACTGTTCATAATGAAAGTAGTAACCAACTAttctagaaataataataaaaattcattgCTACAAGTATGAAGTGCTCATAATTTGAAAGGGGACCAGTGAATTAAGCTGAACCATCAAGTCCATGCCAACATATTTAAGAAACAAAGCAGTTTCTTCTAATACTACTTAAACTCTAAGTATGGTTTTGAACAGTTACACATTCTAAGTAGGGTAACTTAGTTGGGAAAAAAGAACCGTaagtatataaaatgtaaaatagaaggcttcacattattataaatatttctcctCTGAGAAGAtacatgatttttcaaaaatcacAAATTTGAAGCAGGACTTAGTTCTGACTTCAATTATAGCCTGGAACCGGCAACTTATGCCCCTCCTTTGCTTCaaaaaaagtataagaaagaGTGATGAGATCAACATTCACCATTCTTGGATCTTCAGCAAATTCAGGATCAATGTAGAAAAATACCGGCATATCTACTTCCTCTTGTGGATTAAGCCTTTGTTCTTCAAAACAGAAGCACTAGAAGTTATAGAAAGGTATTCATTAATTAATATTTCTATTCTATTACCTATAATAGAAACTAATGCTTCATTTATTGGCTTTAATAAGCATTACTGTTAATTATAATCTTTAAATTCTGTAATAGAATAACAGCATCTTTTATCTCAGATTGAGTTTTGCTTTAAGGATTGAGAATCAGCAAATTCTTCTAATCTTAAAAAAGCAGATATCTATATGGTTTGACTCTCAACCTCTGCATAGCTATTATaagcaatgaaaaataaagtttgaagTTTAGaagaaatgaactttaaaaaattagtacCTACTAAACAGACACAAATAGATTTAGTATCAAACAATTTCATGTACCTTTATCACATTCTGTAATGTCTGCATTTAGTTATACctgtattttattgaaatactGTCCAGCTTCAAATGGTACCACATTGTATGTAGAAATTCCAATTACTGGTTTGTCAGTAGGATTCTTAGCTTTATAAAACGCCAGTGCAGTCTCCCCTGGCACTACctgttttaaggaaaatatacatTATCCTTAAATCTCATATggctccttctttccctcctaaATTAGTCATTATTACCATTTCAGACCATAATACCTCATTTAAACTAATGTTAAGGGTCAGCAAAATAAATTGTGAATACTACCCAAGaacatttgattttcaaaagttaCTTGCATATGTCAGTGGAGAACCAATGTTCTCTTACGCATACTTAGATACGGATTGTCCTCTTGTATGTGTGAAGTCTTCAAGCAATAATCTGCAGATgaagttatttaaaatgtatccaacaaaggaggcaagaaaatacaatggagaaaagacagcctattcaatgtggtgctgggaaaacaggacagctacatgtaaaacaatgaaattagaacactacctaacaccatacacaaaaataaacttaaaatggattaaagacctaaatgtaaggccagacactataaaactcttagagggaaacataggcagaacactctatgatgtataaatcacagcaagatcctttttgatccacctcctagagaaatggaaataaaaacaaaaataaacaaatgggacctaatgaaacttaaaagcttttgcacagcaaaggaaaacataaacaagatgaaaagacaaccctcagaatgggagaaaatatttgcaaatgaagcaactgacaaaggattaagctccaaaatacacaagcagctcatgcagctcaatatcaaaaaaacaaacaacccaatccaaaaatgggcagaagacctaaatagacatttctccaaagaagacatacagattgccaacaaacacatgaaagaatgctcaacatcactaatcattagagaaatgcaaatcaaaaccacaatgagatatcatctcacaccagtcagaatggccatcatcaaaaaatctagaaacaataaatgctggagagggtgtggagaaaagggaaccctcctgcactgctggtaggaatgtaaattgatatagccactatggagaacagtatggaggttccttaaaaaactaaaaatagaactaccatatgacccagcaatcccactactgggcatataccctgagaaaaccataattcaaaaagagtcgtggggcttccctggtggcacagtggttgagagtctgcctgccgatacaggggacacgggttcgtaccccagtctgggaggatcccacatgccgtggagcggctgggcccgtgagccatggccactgagcctgtgcgtctggagcctgtgctccgcaacgggagaggccacagcggtgagaggcccgcgtaccgcaaaaaaaaaaaaagagtcatgagccacaatgttcattgcaacactatttacaatagccaggacatggaagcaacctaagtgtccattgacagatgaatggataaagaagatgtggcacatatatgcaatggaatattgctgcataaaaagaaacaaaattgagttatttgtagtgaggtgtatggacctagagtctgtcatacagagtgaaataagtcagaaagagaaaaccaaataccgtatgctaacatatatagaatgtaaaaaaaaaaaaaaggttctgaagaacctaggggcaggacaggaataaagacacagacatagagaatggacttagggacacggggagggggaagtgtaagctgggacaaaatgagagagtagcactgacatatatacactaccaaatataaaatagacagctagtgggaagctgctgcatagcacagggagatcagctccatgctttgtcatgacctagaggggtgggatagggaggctcaaaacggaggggatatatatatatatatatatatatatatacacacacatacatatagctgattcactttgttgtacagcagaaactaatacaacattgtaaagcaattatacttcaataaagatgtaagaaaataaaatgtgtccaAGAACAAGCCAAGCCTAACTTCTTAACACTTATCCCTGATTATATAATTGACTAAAGATTCTTTTTATAAAAGGCTACCAACCTTAAACTTAGTTTACAACCAGAGTAAATTAAATGTAAACCAGAGTAAAACTAACTGAATAGAACTTTTATTTAACCAAAAAGcactaatagtttttttttcttgagagaaAATAACGGATAAAACAAATTGCAAGGCTTTAAAGAAGTCAACGTAAAATgagacataaattaaaaaaaaaaaagaaatcaacgtCCAAAGGATGCTCTGTCGCATGTACCAATTTAGCAACTAACACCACTGTATACTACTGTGTGATTGCAACTAATATTCAGAACCataatctagggcttccctggtggcgcagtggttaagaatccgcctgccaatgcaggggccatgggttcaagctctggttcgagaagatcccacatgctgcggagcaactaagccagtgtgccacaactactgaagcctgcgcgcctagagcccatgctccgcaacgagagaagccaccacaatgagaagcccgggcaccgcaatgaagagtagcccccgctcgccacaattagagaaagcctgcatgcagcaacaaagacccaacgcagccaaaaataaataaattaatttaaaaaaaaaaaacagaaagaaccaTAACCTATAACACCCTCAAATCACTGAAGAGATTCAATGAAGCTTACTAACCTGGGGAAGCACTAATATTAATAGGGTTTTCCAATAAGAGTTACAATTAAGCTTTTCTGGCTATTCAGTTCATGAGATAATTTCAGTTAAATCCTCTAATCACAATTTTAGGAAACTTTTAAGGTGTATAATCTTTCTGAAATAGAACATGACTATTTAGCATGATTACTTCAAagatccttaaattttttttttaagggacagGGATACTTCTGATGTAAATAAGTAAACTACTTTCCATTGTAACCAatgattttcaacatttttcttgTATCATCTATACCTGAGGTAAAGTCAACTATAAAGGATGACAGCTGCTCCTACTGTCAAGATTAGTGACCAGAAAACTTCTTAGTGAATTATTAATATGATTCTAATAAAAACATGACATTTTCCATAGTTCCAAACTGACTTTTATTATAATGCCATGTAACTTAAAAGTATATCCTGTTACATTAGGTCAGAATATAGGGCACTGTCAAAAAGTAGTCTGCAGGAATAAAAGGATTACAGTAATGGAATCTGTCAGTATTTTGAAATTAAGTTTAGATGAATGTTTCCTAAATTGTGAACCAGTAAGCGATGAAAGAAAGGATTTTTACATTGAAAAAagcaatcttttaaaaactgctttaatCACTTACATATATTTCTGTTTGCTGAGGTCTAAAGTTCCACTGGAGACTTGCATGCACATCTGCATTAAAGGTGACTTTAATGATGCGATCCTTAACAGGTACCATGTTTTCAATGTGGTCTGATGCATGACCTGCTACTGCCGATCCTCCAAGTCCAGTAGTCTAGGAAAAGACAACAAGGTACAATATAATATGCTAAACAACAATACAGTAGTTTTAGGTGCTGATGACCTATTTATTggatgaaacaaaattttaaaaactatttaactTTAATAATCCAGTAGCAGCAAGGTTTATATACTATCACTGGCCGTTTCCTATGAATGTGCCAATGGTTTGACCACTTTTTGGGTGTCAAGGGCCTATACTGGTTAAAGTCATATTATTCAGTAATCACTTGGTTATATGGCATGGTCAAAAATGAATCATTTGAAAGAGAGCGGACTCTCCACTGATAATAGAGCTCAGAATTTTTAGCTGAACTTTTCATtaaacatatatccccttattgttaatatttcatatcaactattattattagaaataaaatttacccACAACACTGTCATTTCAATAAActaaataattccatttttccACATCCCTGTCTGGTCCTTTTTCATATCATAACTTTTAGAACACAGATTAGTTTGCAGCTTCACTGCTATAGTCTGCTTTCCTCAAACATCGTAAGTATTTTTCCATGttggtaaatatttttctgtatttttttgtatagtacagcttttatatatatatatatatattaccagtTAATCAGAGAACCTGATCTCTTTGGCCACTGAATCAACTAATCATAAGGCATCAAGATAATCTGTGATACTTCTTGTCTATCTTCATTGccattaattatttccttatcagagaagcttaaaaaaattattcttttgatGCTTGAGGTTGCCAGAATTCTGGTCTCCGGATAATTAACCTGTTACTATACtaggaaaaaaataccaaatttGAGGCTAGGGAAGACTCCCAGCAAAATATAGTATTACCATCTTAGCTTATTACACAAGTCAAGCAGCTTCACTCAGCTGCCATGCAATATAAAGTTACATTATAACCCTACAAGATACATCAGAGGGCAAGCCTTTATTTACTCTTGCTTAATAAACAAGTATATACTTCTCTTCAAGAGGGCTAAGTTTTAAGATGTTTTCCTGAAGAACCTGAGTCACTTAAATAAAGattcctgaatattttctttctgacaGGCTGTCTTTGAATACAGATTCTTCAAATTAGTAAATGTGATGCTTTGAGaaattaaacaatagaaaaaggcactgaaaagaaaatgtcCTGCGCTCCAGTTTAGTTCTGTCACTAGCTCTAAAAACTCACTAAATCTTACTTTCTTTGGGCTACACTTTCCATACTCATAAAATGAGCTCAGTGTATGAAGTGGTTTATATGATCCCTAATTTTTTGGCTCTAAAGTTCCATGGTTCCAAAAATAAAAGAGGTGCTCTTTTGGAAACGTCACTACTAAACATCCAACTATGAATTAAGTTTAGGATTACAAATTACAATTGTTTTTACTTTCCTGCCCTGCACTTTCACCCAGGTGCATGAAATATTGTCATTCACTTCAGTTtggagcagggtttctcaatcttggAACTAATGACATTTTGGAGAGGAtaattctttggggttttttttcgtttttttggtgggggtgggggaatggatCTGCCCTCTGCAGTGctggatgtttagcagcatcccttagcctctacccactagataccagtagcaccCTCCCCCCTTCACTTCCCAGGTTGTGACAAcctaaaatgtcttcagacattgttAAATATTGCCTGAAGAATAAAATCAACCACCCACCTTCCTCTGCCTACTCACCGGTGGTTTGGGGTGATCTACACTTGCTGTTTTAGATTCAGGTCTGCTTACGACTTAATCAACTGGTAGTTCTGGGATTCATGCTTGGTCCAGGCTGGCCTCTGATGAAAATTAATTCACATTCTACACTCATCCTCCAGAAATCAAGCTACTGCACTTTCCTACATAGATGCTGATATTAAGAGACTGAAAAGTCCTTCAGATTTCTGCTGTTTCAGCCATTatagaaaataaaggcaaaagtTAATCCTCATAAGGACAGGAGAAGTAAGCCAGGCATTAACAATAGTGGCAGGAAAGAGCAGCTAACCAGTGATTCCCCAACTCTTCTGAGCattggaatctttaaaaaatcactacTTCCTGACTCCCACTCCAAGAccttctgatttaattggttagGGATGTGACCTGGGTGTCAGGATTTtgaaaagctctccaggtgattccgaTGTACAACAAAGTTTGGGAACCTCTATCACTCACTCACTGAATGAACCCAATGTATAGctctcatttatgtttttaaaacataaattcctGACCCCTACCCACATCTCCTAATCAGGATCTCTGGGGTACAGGAGCCCTGACATGTTTGTTTAAGAAGCCCCATGGGTGATCCTAATGCCCAGATAAAGCAGCAAACTACTGCCTAAGAACTTAGcagaatatatatgaaataggtGAACTCTCAACCGTTAGCCTGCATCAAAATCTGCTAGGGAACTTA
This window encodes:
- the LOC132510834 gene encoding cytochrome c oxidase assembly protein COX11, mitochondrial; protein product: MGGLWVTRWARVAFCGWPWNHPGNPTRAAERVESCLRSGRSGTGGAERELRRLGTWRRPSLAVQPPRRPKSTNPFTRAQEEDWRRRNKTVLTYVAAAAVGMLGASYAAVPLYRLYCQTTGLGGSAVAGHASDHIENMVPVKDRIIKVTFNADVHASLQWNFRPQQTEIYVVPGETALAFYKAKNPTDKPVIGISTYNVVPFEAGQYFNKIQCFCFEEQRLNPQEEVDMPVFFYIDPEFAEDPRMVNVDLITLSYTFFEAKEGHKLPVPGYN